From one Acidimicrobiia bacterium genomic stretch:
- a CDS encoding type II toxin-antitoxin system PemK/MazF family toxin produces the protein MKDLPSRGDVWWCELPQISRRPVVVLSRDVAIPRLRRTVIAPCTTNIRGLPSEVVLEPEGDPIPRTSAVNLDSIESVSVGTLTERLGRLSDERMRQVCEALNVAVNCCP, from the coding sequence ATGAAGGATCTGCCAAGTCGCGGAGACGTTTGGTGGTGCGAACTACCTCAGATCTCCCGCCGACCCGTCGTTGTCCTGTCGCGTGACGTAGCAATACCGCGGCTCCGCCGAACGGTGATCGCTCCGTGTACGACCAACATCAGGGGCCTCCCCAGCGAGGTCGTGCTCGAACCAGAAGGCGATCCGATCCCTCGAACGTCGGCGGTGAATCTGGATTCGATCGAGAGCGTCTCGGTCGGAACGCTCACCGAGCGGCTGGGACGCCTGAGCGATGAGCGAATGCGCCAGGTATGCGAAGCGCTCAACGTCGCCGTCAATTGCTGCCCCTGA